One Anastrepha obliqua isolate idAnaObli1 chromosome 6, idAnaObli1_1.0, whole genome shotgun sequence DNA window includes the following coding sequences:
- the LOC129250322 gene encoding uncharacterized protein LOC129250322, which yields MPAFDGAGWFSGVKIIKCKDDPTLTWLKEAVKTLHALWEGASLEIVDRSCIPSIPKAKVFIPRVVKPEYALRLLQRQNTDVPTDNWKVLSVAKPPTADGGQDYIILI from the coding sequence ATGCCAgcattcgacggagcagggtggTTCAGCGGCGTCAAAATCATAAAGTGCAAGGATGATCCCACGCTCACATGGCTAAAGGAAGCGGTAAAAACGCTTCACGCCCTGTGGGAGGGGGCATCACTGGAAATCGTTGATCGCAGCTGCATTCCCTCAATACCGAAGGCAAAGGTTTTCATTCCGCGAGTGGTAAAACCGGAATATGCGCTACGACTGCTACAACGTCAAAACACGGACGTACCAACAGACAATTGGAAAGTGTTGAGCGTGGCAAAACCACCAACTGCTGATGGTGGCCAGGATTACATTATCCTAATCTAA